The Candidatus Eisenbacteria bacterium genome segment TGAGCTCGCCCTGGGATCTCGCGGTCGAGGGGAGCACCTGCTACATCGCGATGGCCGGCACGCACCAGCTCTGGCGCATGGATCTCCCCATGGGGCTCTGCCGCGCGTTCGCGGGGAGCGGACGGGAGAACATCGTGGACGGCCCCGCCGAAGCCGCCGCGCTGGCGCAGCCCTCGGGCGTGGCGCTGCGCGGGAATCATCTCTACTTCGCCGACAGCGAGGTGAGCGCGATCCGCCGCCTCGACCTGGCATCCGAGCTGGTGGAGACGCTGGTCGGACGCGGGCTCTTCGACTTCGGCGACGTGGACGGCCCGCTCGCCCGCGCGCGGCTCCAGCATCCGCTGGGCGTCGCGGTCGAGGGGACGAAGGTGCTGGTCGCCGACACCTACAACCACAAGATCAAGGAGCTGGATCCCGAGGCGCGAACGATCCGCACGCTGCTTGGGACCGGGAAGCCCGGCGCGGGCCAAGGCGACGAGCTCGCGCTCTTCGAGCCCGGCGGCCTCCACGCCGCGCAGGGAACGCTCTACGTCGCCGACACGAACAACCATCGCGTGGTGCGCGTCTCGCTCGCCGATCTCGCGTGGAGCGAGATCGTCATCGAGGGGCTCGAGCCGTCGCGCGCGAGCGCTCCCCGGAGCGCGGCCGCCGCCGGAGCGCCGGCCGGTCCGACCTGCGCTCCCGCCACGCTGCGCTCGGGCGCCGCGACGGAATGGAAGGTGCGCGTGACGCTCCCCGACGGCGCGCACGTGAGCGAGGAAGCGCCCGCGAGCCTCCGCGTGTCGCGCGGCTCCGAGGTCCTCCTCCAGCGGACGCTTCTGGGCGGGCACTGGCCGCTCGCGTTCGAGCTCCCGGCCCAGCCCGCGGGCCAGGCCGATCTCCACGTCCAGGTCTCCTTCGCCTTCTGTCACGAGGGCAAGGGGGTCTGCGTGCCGGCGAACCCGAGCTGGACCGTACCGGTGCGATTCGAGGAACAAGGAGAGGAGGCGACGGAGCTGACCGCCGCGGTCTCCTGAGAGACCGGGTTCGCTCCTGAGCATGGAAGCATTCCTCGACTTCCTTTGGACCTATGGCCGCATCCTCCTGATCCCGCTCTTGGTCCTGGGGAACGCGTTCTTCGTCGCCGCCGAGTTCTCCCTCGTGATGGTGCGCAAGACGCGCCTCGAGGAGCTGGCGTCCCAGAAGGTCCTCGGCGTCGGCGCCGCGATGCACGCGACGAAGCGCATCGACGACACCATCGCCGCCACCCAGCTCGGGATCACGATGATGAGCCTCGCGCTCGGATGGGTGGGTGAGCCCGCGCTCGCGGACGTCATGGAGCCCTGGTTCACGTTCCTTCCGCTGGCCTGGAAGCCGGTCGCGGTGCACGGGACGGCGACGGCCGTCGCGTTCCTCATCATCACGTTCCTGCACGTCGTC includes the following:
- a CDS encoding thioredoxin-like domain-containing protein, with amino-acid sequence MDDAHPRAPELPAGFAWLNTDRPLSFAGELKGRVVLLDFWTYCCINCIHILPDLEYLESKYRDEPFQVIGVHSAKFTNEGQRQTIRAAVSRYEIQHPVIVDEEMALWNEYTVRSWPTLVLVGPDRKIIGAVAGEGNREVLDQAIERALREARTAGTLADGPLRVERERSVRAASGLAFPGKVLADPGGGRLFVADSNHCRIVVATLPDGRGRSKLIRTVGSGAQGREDGPSERATFHHPQGLALMGDTLLVADTENHLIRAVDLETWEVRTVAGTGAQGYDRAGGKRGTQQALSSPWDLAVEGSTCYIAMAGTHQLWRMDLPMGLCRAFAGSGRENIVDGPAEAAALAQPSGVALRGNHLYFADSEVSAIRRLDLASELVETLVGRGLFDFGDVDGPLARARLQHPLGVAVEGTKVLVADTYNHKIKELDPEARTIRTLLGTGKPGAGQGDELALFEPGGLHAAQGTLYVADTNNHRVVRVSLADLAWSEIVIEGLEPSRASAPRSAAAAGAPAGPTCAPATLRSGAATEWKVRVTLPDGAHVSEEAPASLRVSRGSEVLLQRTLLGGHWPLAFELPAQPAGQADLHVQVSFAFCHEGKGVCVPANPSWTVPVRFEEQGEEATELTAAVS
- a CDS encoding CNNM domain-containing protein; the protein is MEAFLDFLWTYGRILLIPLLVLGNAFFVAAEFSLVMVRKTRLEELASQKVLGVGAAMHATKRIDDTIAATQLGITMMSLALGWVGEPALADVMEPWFTFLPLAWKPVAVHGTATAVAFLIITFLHVVVGELAPKTVAIRIPDQVAIRIAAPLLAFERIFRPFIWIMNGAGNRLVRLLGFKPASHTSVHSVEE